One window from the genome of Aliidongia dinghuensis encodes:
- the phaR gene encoding polyhydroxyalkanoate synthesis repressor PhaR, whose protein sequence is MNAKPQSDPAPVIIKKYANRRLYNTATSSYVTLDNLSQMVRQGGDFIVYDAKNGEDITRSVLTQIIVEEEQKGQNLLPISFLRQIISFYGNNMEWLLPRYLEFTMKSFARNQEQLAKSVGGSFGGLFPFGSLEDMGKQNMALFEKAMKMFTPFGAEGEAAGGEEVPPSEPPAPAPGIQELTERLNSLQGQLDALTKKGIKTGT, encoded by the coding sequence ATGAATGCCAAACCGCAAAGCGATCCGGCGCCCGTCATCATCAAGAAATACGCTAACCGCCGGCTCTACAACACCGCGACTTCTAGCTACGTGACCCTCGATAATCTCAGCCAGATGGTCCGCCAGGGCGGCGATTTCATCGTCTACGACGCCAAGAACGGCGAGGACATCACCCGCTCGGTCCTGACCCAGATCATCGTCGAGGAAGAGCAGAAGGGCCAAAACCTGTTGCCGATCAGCTTTCTCCGGCAGATCATCAGCTTCTACGGCAACAACATGGAATGGCTGCTGCCGCGCTATCTCGAATTCACCATGAAGTCCTTCGCGCGCAACCAGGAACAGCTGGCAAAGAGCGTCGGCGGCTCGTTCGGCGGCCTGTTTCCGTTCGGCTCGCTCGAAGACATGGGCAAACAGAACATGGCGCTCTTCGAGAAGGCGATGAAGATGTTCACACCGTTCGGCGCCGAAGGTGAGGCGGCCGGCGGGGAGGAAGTGCCACCGAGCGAACCGCCGGCACCGGCGCCCGGCATCCAGGAATTGACCGAACGGCTCAACAGCCTGCAGGGCCAGCTGGATGCGCTGACCAAGAAGGGCATCAAGACCGGGACCTGA
- the rutD gene encoding pyrimidine utilization protein D, which yields MPRVSIGDCSLYVERHGDGFPVLLISGLSGHAAYWEPQIPAFSREFGLVLHDHRGVGQSDHVKMSYTIDKMAADVVALMDKLEIEQAHIVGHSTGGAIAQVLAIDYPSRVRALVITASWPKPDAYFRREFMLRKEILSGLGPTAYVQQASLMLYPPAWVAEHNEELRHYEARMIANFPPVEIMESRIDALMAFDRTKDLGKIKAPTLIVGAADDQVIPSYQSEALARAIPDAELKMFASGGHAFTQVKPRDFNQAVLPFLQANTPT from the coding sequence ATGCCACGCGTGTCGATTGGCGATTGCAGCCTCTATGTCGAGCGACATGGGGACGGTTTCCCTGTTCTGCTGATTTCCGGCCTGAGCGGCCATGCGGCCTATTGGGAGCCGCAGATTCCGGCTTTCTCGCGCGAGTTCGGGCTCGTGCTCCACGATCATCGCGGCGTCGGCCAGTCCGACCATGTGAAGATGTCCTACACCATCGACAAGATGGCGGCGGACGTGGTGGCGCTCATGGACAAGCTCGAGATCGAGCAGGCCCATATCGTCGGCCATTCGACCGGCGGCGCCATCGCGCAGGTCCTGGCCATCGATTACCCGTCGCGCGTCAGGGCCCTCGTGATCACGGCGAGCTGGCCGAAGCCGGACGCCTATTTCCGGCGCGAGTTCATGCTGCGCAAGGAGATCCTGTCGGGCCTCGGCCCCACGGCCTATGTGCAGCAGGCGAGCCTGATGCTCTATCCGCCCGCCTGGGTCGCCGAGCATAACGAGGAACTGCGCCATTACGAGGCGCGCATGATCGCGAATTTCCCGCCGGTCGAGATCATGGAGAGCCGCATCGATGCGCTCATGGCGTTCGACCGGACCAAGGACCTGGGCAAGATCAAGGCACCGACCCTGATCGTCGGCGCCGCGGACGACCAAGTGATCCCGTCCTACCAGAGCGAGGCGCTCGCCCGTGCCATCCCGGATGCGGAGCTCAAGATGTTCGCGTCCGGCGGCCATGCCTTCACCCAGGTGAAGCCGCGCGACTTCAACCAGGCCGTCCTGCCCTTCCTGCAGGCGAACACGCCGACCTGA